A region from the Trueperaceae bacterium genome encodes:
- a CDS encoding DinB family protein, with protein sequence MTEDAVPGPDPAAAAVAAAYDHLSDASHDGFTPFDRALDGLSGEVAVRKPAGSPYSPAEVLAHMLFWQQRHLAILDGAPPVPVATAAVGWPSASAADWDGMVEKYQAGLARYRAVVAKPAAVARPVREGSSVSAATSTMSMFIHDAHHLGQIILLRRMLGAWPPPGGGDTW encoded by the coding sequence ATGACAGAGGACGCCGTGCCAGGACCCGACCCCGCGGCCGCCGCCGTGGCAGCCGCTTACGACCACCTCAGCGACGCGAGCCACGACGGCTTCACGCCCTTCGACAGGGCCCTGGATGGCCTGAGCGGCGAGGTGGCCGTCAGGAAGCCGGCAGGGAGCCCGTACAGCCCGGCCGAGGTCCTCGCCCACATGCTGTTCTGGCAGCAGCGTCACCTGGCCATCCTGGACGGCGCTCCGCCCGTGCCCGTCGCCACCGCCGCCGTCGGCTGGCCCAGCGCGTCGGCCGCGGACTGGGACGGCATGGTCGAGAAGTACCAGGCCGGCCTGGCCCGCTACCGCGCCGTCGTCGCGAAGCCGGCGGCGGTCGCACGTCCGGTGCGGGAGGGGAGCAGCGTGTCGGCTGCCACCAGCACCATGTCGATGTTCATCCACGACGCGCACCACCTCGGCCAGATCATCCTGTTGCGCCGCATGCTAGGCGCCTGGCCCCCGCCCGGGGGCGGCGACACCTGGTAG
- a CDS encoding beta-lactamase family protein, producing MPAQGLKDLDAVVEQYATGNFSPSGIVTVAKGGEIVETRTWGGDGYDVTTPFRIASCTKSFTALALLILRREGRLGLDDEVVRHVPELQVVAPEGWPVLRLRHLLAMSGGLATDNPWGDRQESRSREQLSAWLAGGLRLDSPPGDAYEYSNLGYAVLGEVITRVSGQDFKEFVRERIIDPLGLLDTRFAADDLPTTARGYHREPMLPGQPGGWTVQRASGPGVFSPIGGLYSSARDLVAWAHLHMHQAVPVGATFTAADLAEGQQPLTHVETSHAPRPLRGLVTRAYGYGLNVERFTDHGVLVSHAGGYPGFTAYMCWHADSGHTVIASANGTHSGVPDLARRVMFPLMAAGGGSPAAIEPWPETLAAARAVDDLVREARTGSPAEVAERYARVFAENAELDFPLARRVEYLRQAFVNLGELRPRGEPALTHERPARAGWSVPAEFGKLELYIELAPVAPFGVQTFEVVVQNGWGKVELF from the coding sequence ATGCCAGCACAAGGCCTCAAGGACCTGGACGCCGTCGTCGAGCAGTACGCCACCGGCAACTTCAGCCCCAGCGGTATCGTCACCGTCGCGAAGGGCGGCGAGATCGTCGAGACGCGTACCTGGGGCGGCGACGGCTACGACGTCACGACCCCCTTCCGCATCGCTTCCTGCACGAAGAGCTTCACGGCCCTCGCCCTCCTGATCCTGCGGCGCGAAGGTCGGCTTGGGCTCGACGACGAGGTCGTCCGGCACGTCCCCGAGCTGCAGGTCGTGGCGCCGGAAGGGTGGCCGGTGCTGCGCCTCCGCCACCTCCTCGCCATGTCCGGAGGCCTGGCGACCGACAACCCGTGGGGCGACCGGCAGGAGTCGCGCTCGCGTGAGCAGCTGAGCGCTTGGCTCGCGGGCGGGTTGCGCCTCGACTCCCCTCCGGGCGACGCGTACGAGTACTCGAACCTCGGTTACGCGGTCCTCGGCGAGGTCATCACGCGCGTGAGCGGGCAGGACTTCAAGGAGTTCGTTCGGGAGCGGATCATCGACCCGCTCGGCCTGTTGGACACGCGCTTCGCGGCCGACGACCTCCCCACGACCGCCCGCGGCTACCACCGCGAGCCCATGCTTCCCGGCCAGCCGGGCGGCTGGACGGTGCAGCGGGCCTCCGGCCCCGGCGTCTTCTCGCCGATCGGCGGCCTGTACTCGAGCGCGCGCGACCTCGTGGCGTGGGCGCACCTCCACATGCACCAGGCGGTCCCCGTGGGCGCCACGTTCACGGCCGCCGACCTCGCCGAGGGGCAGCAGCCGCTCACGCACGTCGAGACCTCCCACGCGCCGCGGCCGCTGCGCGGCCTCGTCACCCGGGCCTACGGCTACGGCCTCAACGTCGAGCGGTTCACCGACCACGGCGTGCTCGTGTCCCACGCCGGCGGCTACCCCGGCTTCACCGCCTACATGTGTTGGCACGCGGACTCCGGTCACACCGTGATCGCCTCCGCCAACGGCACGCACTCGGGCGTGCCCGACCTGGCGCGGCGCGTGATGTTCCCGCTCATGGCGGCGGGCGGCGGGTCGCCCGCCGCCATCGAGCCCTGGCCCGAGACCCTCGCGGCGGCCAGGGCGGTCGACGACCTCGTCCGCGAGGCGCGGACCGGCTCACCCGCCGAAGTCGCCGAGCGCTACGCGCGCGTGTTCGCCGAGAACGCCGAGCTTGACTTCCCGCTCGCGCGGCGTGTCGAGTACCTGCGCCAGGCGTTCGTGAACCTGGGGGAGCTCCGGCCGCGGGGCGAGCCGGCGCTCACGCACGAGCGGCCCGCCCGCGCCGGTTGGTCCGTACCGGCCGAGTTCGGCAAGCTGGAGCTCTACATCGAGCTGGCGCCCGTGGCCCCGTTCGGCGTCCAGACTTTCGAGGTGGTGGTCCAGAACGGCTGGGGGAAGGTGGAGCTGTTCTGA
- a CDS encoding VOC family protein: MQKVTPFLWFDDQAEEAAAFYLAVFDDARKVSNVVDDARQVSLDGRPGKASGITIEVGGQRLFLFNGGPYFKLNEAFSLFIDCGTQAEVDYYWERLTADGGQESQCGWLKDKFGVSWQVVPEVLTRGLSDPDPEVAKRVAASMMTMTKLDVAELERAYAG; the protein is encoded by the coding sequence ATGCAGAAGGTGACCCCGTTCCTATGGTTCGACGACCAAGCCGAGGAGGCTGCCGCCTTCTACTTGGCCGTCTTCGACGACGCCCGCAAGGTCTCCAACGTCGTCGACGACGCGCGCCAGGTCTCCCTGGACGGGCGGCCGGGCAAGGCCTCGGGCATCACGATCGAGGTGGGCGGCCAGCGCCTCTTCCTCTTCAACGGCGGCCCCTACTTCAAGCTCAACGAGGCCTTCTCGCTCTTCATTGACTGCGGCACCCAGGCCGAGGTCGACTACTACTGGGAGCGGTTGACGGCCGACGGCGGCCAGGAGTCCCAGTGCGGCTGGCTGAAGGACAAGTTCGGCGTCTCCTGGCAGGTCGTGCCCGAGGTCCTCACGCGTGGTCTCTCCGATCCGGACCCGGAGGTAGCCAAGCGCGTCGCCGCGAGCATGATGACCATGACCAAGCTGGACGTCGCGGAGCTCGAGAGGGCCTACGCGGGCTAG
- a CDS encoding helix-turn-helix domain-containing protein produces MTEADSGRRDPSVVGLAAPDAPAPGSARDRGAADRDYHRVTDPEQARLLTEPAFEDAFRPFLARERSVSEAAAEAGTTLDAMLYRVRGLLKAGLLEVARLRPRAGRPIKLYRSVHDAYFIPYELTPFASLEERLWRQFMPELKERLAIQARRLRARGFDGQRLYRNDFGETFMESAPDAVSQLHFLDPQREPATDYWTNLELTEPQAREVQRTLYDLWRRSQALEAGGAEKKRYRLAVAFVPLDD; encoded by the coding sequence ATGACAGAGGCGGATTCAGGTAGGAGAGACCCCTCCGTGGTGGGGCTCGCGGCGCCGGACGCCCCCGCGCCGGGCTCCGCCCGCGACCGCGGCGCCGCCGACCGCGACTACCACCGCGTCACGGACCCCGAGCAGGCGCGCCTGCTCACGGAGCCGGCGTTCGAGGACGCCTTTCGGCCGTTCCTGGCGCGCGAGCGTTCCGTGAGCGAGGCCGCGGCCGAGGCGGGCACGACGCTCGACGCCATGCTCTACCGCGTGCGCGGGCTGCTGAAGGCCGGGCTGCTGGAGGTGGCGCGCCTGAGGCCGCGCGCCGGGCGACCCATCAAGCTGTACCGCTCCGTGCACGACGCCTACTTCATCCCGTACGAGCTCACGCCGTTCGCGTCCTTGGAGGAGCGGCTCTGGCGACAGTTCATGCCGGAACTGAAGGAGCGACTCGCCATCCAGGCGCGGCGGCTGCGCGCGCGGGGCTTCGACGGCCAGCGCCTCTACCGCAACGACTTCGGCGAGACGTTCATGGAGTCCGCGCCCGACGCCGTGAGCCAGCTCCACTTCCTCGACCCACAGCGCGAACCGGCCACCGACTACTGGACCAACCTCGAGTTGACGGAGCCGCAGGCGCGCGAAGTGCAGCGCACGCTCTACGACCTCTGGCGCCGCTCACAGGCGCTCGAGGCTGGCGGGGCGGAGAAGAAGCGCTACCGGCTGGCCGTGGCGTTCGTGCCGCTCGACGACTGA
- a CDS encoding DinB family protein gives MDAGARTQLFIEPYPSVTPEAGLWLGGLQRIRQALLRTVERIDAGGLGQEFIDWRGVNGDDNSVGSLLYHVAGVELGWLYTDLLMQEFPPYVHELFPYPDRDAKGALQHVPGVALSEHVARLNASRARFLEIVGGLDPAAWRRMSEPAGEEYAVTPEWIVWHLIEHEAGHLYAIRGSVRKWLAQSSSGTNATASR, from the coding sequence ATGGACGCAGGAGCACGGACCCAGCTCTTCATCGAGCCTTACCCGAGCGTCACGCCGGAGGCCGGCCTGTGGCTCGGGGGCTTGCAGCGCATCAGGCAGGCCCTGCTCCGCACGGTCGAGCGCATCGACGCCGGCGGCCTGGGCCAGGAGTTCATCGACTGGCGCGGCGTGAACGGCGACGACAACTCGGTCGGCTCGCTCCTCTACCACGTGGCCGGCGTCGAGCTCGGCTGGCTGTACACGGACCTGCTGATGCAGGAGTTCCCACCCTACGTGCACGAGCTCTTCCCCTACCCTGACCGTGATGCGAAGGGCGCCCTCCAGCACGTGCCCGGCGTCGCCCTGAGCGAGCATGTCGCCCGGTTGAACGCGTCGCGCGCGCGTTTCCTCGAGATAGTCGGCGGGCTGGACCCGGCCGCATGGCGACGCATGAGCGAGCCGGCAGGCGAGGAGTACGCCGTGACGCCCGAATGGATCGTGTGGCACCTCATCGAGCACGAGGCGGGCCACCTGTACGCGATCAGGGGCTCGGTCAGGAAGTGGCTGGCTCAGTCGTCGAGCGGCACGAACGCCACGGCCAGCCGGTAG
- a CDS encoding MFS transporter — MNVRATYYLVSSLNWFANVVPMAVSVLLAQSRGLSLSQVGMYGAVYTLTIVLLELPSGALADTFGRKRTYLLACVLALLAKVLFLGAFDLTGFVLYSLLWGTSRALSSGALDAWFIDALQEREPGAALQPALAAAGSYNLIGLAAGTVTGALLPGLFAWLPSDGAAVLTPLSVTVVASGVMQAAVIALTALLVRDPRPASERLAWRAGLAAVRTVVADAAALARGSRPLRLLLAGECLVGIALMTSETLWQPFLAGLLHDARPSAAQPGVTGLVGALLGTTAAADARALGFVLGGSFAMGVFGNVMATRLTRFLKGRDALAAGLLQLLQATAFGLLARQTGLAGATALFWLTYVARSGWSSPHLALFNAAVPAARRSVMLSVLSLAGFAGSFLGSLVLTPLAQATSIAAAWGVCAGVLALGVTLYLALDRLARAAPRSDGHRAGPAATSQESA; from the coding sequence ATGAACGTTCGCGCCACCTACTACCTGGTGAGCTCCCTCAACTGGTTCGCCAACGTCGTGCCGATGGCCGTCTCCGTCCTGCTCGCGCAGTCGCGGGGGCTGTCGTTGAGCCAGGTCGGCATGTACGGAGCCGTGTACACCCTCACGATCGTGCTGCTCGAGCTCCCGTCCGGGGCGCTGGCCGACACGTTCGGACGCAAGCGCACGTACCTGCTCGCCTGCGTCCTGGCCTTGCTCGCCAAGGTCCTGTTCCTGGGCGCGTTCGACCTGACCGGCTTCGTCCTCTACTCGCTCCTCTGGGGCACGTCCCGGGCCTTGAGCTCCGGGGCGCTCGACGCGTGGTTCATCGACGCCCTCCAGGAGCGCGAGCCGGGCGCCGCGCTGCAACCCGCCCTCGCGGCCGCGGGCTCCTACAACCTCATCGGGCTCGCGGCCGGCACGGTGACGGGCGCGCTGCTGCCGGGCCTCTTCGCATGGTTGCCGAGCGACGGCGCCGCGGTGCTCACCCCGTTGTCGGTGACGGTCGTGGCCTCCGGCGTGATGCAGGCCGCCGTCATCGCCCTGACGGCGCTCCTCGTGCGCGACCCGCGGCCGGCCTCGGAGCGGCTCGCATGGCGAGCCGGGCTGGCCGCCGTGCGCACGGTGGTGGCCGACGCCGCCGCCCTCGCGCGCGGCAGTCGACCGCTCCGGCTGCTGCTCGCCGGCGAGTGCCTGGTGGGGATCGCGCTCATGACCTCCGAGACGCTCTGGCAGCCGTTCTTAGCCGGGCTGCTGCACGACGCCCGACCGAGCGCCGCCCAACCCGGTGTCACGGGGCTCGTCGGCGCGCTCCTTGGCACCACGGCCGCCGCGGACGCGCGTGCGCTCGGGTTCGTGCTCGGCGGCAGCTTCGCCATGGGCGTGTTCGGCAACGTCATGGCCACACGGCTCACCCGGTTCCTGAAGGGGCGCGACGCCCTAGCGGCCGGGCTCCTCCAGCTGCTGCAGGCGACGGCGTTCGGCCTGTTGGCCCGGCAGACGGGTCTGGCGGGCGCGACCGCGCTCTTCTGGTTGACCTACGTGGCGCGTTCCGGCTGGTCTTCGCCACACCTGGCGCTCTTCAACGCCGCGGTGCCGGCGGCGCGCCGCTCGGTCATGCTCTCCGTCCTGTCGCTGGCCGGGTTCGCGGGTAGCTTCCTAGGCAGCCTGGTCCTGACGCCGTTGGCCCAGGCGACCTCGATCGCGGCGGCCTGGGGCGTGTGCGCGGGGGTGCTGGCCCTCGGCGTGACGTTGTACCTGGCGCTCGACCGGCTGGCCCGCGCCGCTCCCCGGTCGGACGGTCACCGGGCCGGACCGGCTGCCACCTCGCAGGAGAGCGCCTAG
- a CDS encoding metalloregulator ArsR/SmtB family transcription factor: MLPADGSDQLDDSDDDRVFKALASATRRRMLDALRRSSMTTGALCDLLPNLDRTTVLQHLRVLERAELVIGRKVGRERVLTLAPLPIKRIYDRWIGEYARAAVELLERL, translated from the coding sequence ATGTTGCCGGCCGACGGTAGCGACCAGCTCGACGACTCCGACGACGACCGCGTGTTCAAGGCGTTGGCGTCAGCCACGCGGCGGCGGATGCTCGACGCCCTGCGCCGCTCGTCCATGACGACGGGCGCCCTCTGCGACCTCCTCCCGAACCTCGACAGGACGACCGTCCTGCAGCACCTCCGCGTCCTGGAGCGCGCCGAGCTCGTGATCGGCCGCAAGGTGGGGCGTGAGCGCGTCCTCACGCTGGCGCCGCTGCCCATCAAGCGGATCTACGACCGCTGGATAGGCGAATACGCACGCGCGGCCGTCGAGCTGCTGGAGCGGTTGTAG
- a CDS encoding SRPBCC family protein, producing MTDSERLESLSFTVSARVSRPREEVYEAVADPAQLSRYFTTGGARGRLEAGGDVTWDFHDFPGAFPVTVLEADPPRRIVIEWGGNNTLDPTGKTRTTFDFEPLDGNARTLVTITEAAWLGTQAGAKSAFGNCEGWTGMLAALKAWVEHGINLREGFYK from the coding sequence ATGACAGACTCGGAGCGGTTGGAAAGCCTGTCCTTCACGGTCTCGGCGCGCGTCTCACGCCCTCGCGAGGAGGTCTACGAGGCGGTGGCCGACCCTGCCCAACTCTCCAGGTACTTCACGACCGGCGGCGCGCGCGGGCGGCTCGAAGCCGGCGGCGACGTGACGTGGGACTTCCACGACTTCCCCGGCGCGTTCCCCGTCACGGTCCTGGAGGCGGACCCGCCGCGCCGCATCGTCATCGAGTGGGGCGGCAACAACACGCTCGACCCCACTGGCAAGACCAGAACGACGTTCGACTTCGAGCCGCTCGACGGCAACGCGCGCACGCTCGTCACCATCACCGAGGCCGCCTGGCTGGGGACGCAGGCGGGCGCCAAGAGCGCCTTCGGCAACTGCGAGGGCTGGACCGGCATGCTGGCGGCGCTGAAGGCGTGGGTCGAACACGGCATCAACCTGCGCGAGGGGTTCTACAAGTGA
- a CDS encoding DMT family transporter, with translation MNRYNWLGLALALASSAAFGTSGSLAKGLLVAGWSPAGAVTWRVGLGALALLLPAALAMRGRWGSLARGWPTVLLFGLVAVAGCQLAYFLAVERLSVAIALLLEYLGVILVVVWLWLRRAQRPRPLTLVGACLAVLGLVLVLDVFGAVTIDVVGVVWGLVAAFGLATFFVVSADDRSGLPPIAMASGGLLVGAAVLLLAGWAGVVPFAWNTSDVLLAGYRVPWWLDIAPLGLFAAAFAYVAGIFAARRLGSKLASFVGLSEVLFAVLWAWLLLGELPVAVQLLGGALILAGVILVKLDEGPRREGATAAAGTAPR, from the coding sequence ATGAACCGCTACAACTGGCTGGGGCTGGCACTCGCTTTGGCTTCTTCAGCCGCGTTCGGCACCTCAGGGTCGTTGGCCAAGGGGCTACTGGTGGCCGGCTGGTCGCCTGCGGGAGCCGTGACCTGGCGCGTCGGCCTCGGCGCCCTGGCGCTGCTGCTGCCGGCCGCCCTGGCCATGCGCGGCCGCTGGGGGTCGCTGGCGCGCGGCTGGCCCACCGTCCTGCTCTTCGGCCTCGTGGCCGTCGCCGGTTGCCAGCTCGCCTACTTCCTGGCCGTCGAGCGCCTCTCCGTCGCCATCGCCCTCCTCCTCGAGTACCTGGGCGTGATCCTCGTCGTCGTCTGGCTCTGGCTGCGGCGCGCTCAGCGCCCCCGGCCCCTCACCCTCGTCGGCGCCTGCCTGGCCGTCCTCGGCCTGGTGCTGGTGCTCGACGTGTTCGGCGCCGTCACCATCGACGTCGTCGGCGTCGTCTGGGGCCTCGTCGCCGCCTTCGGGCTGGCCACCTTCTTCGTCGTCTCGGCCGACGACCGCAGCGGTCTGCCTCCCATCGCCATGGCGTCTGGCGGCCTGCTCGTCGGCGCCGCCGTGCTCCTCCTAGCGGGGTGGGCCGGGGTCGTGCCGTTCGCTTGGAACACCTCCGATGTCCTCCTGGCCGGGTACCGGGTGCCGTGGTGGCTCGACATCGCTCCGCTCGGCCTCTTCGCGGCGGCGTTCGCCTACGTTGCCGGCATCTTCGCGGCGCGGCGCCTCGGGTCGAAGCTCGCATCGTTCGTGGGGCTCTCCGAGGTCCTCTTCGCCGTCCTGTGGGCCTGGCTGCTCCTCGGCGAGCTCCCCGTCGCCGTCCAGCTGCTCGGCGGAGCGCTCATCCTCGCCGGCGTGATCCTGGTGAAGCTCGACGAGGGTCCGCGTCGGGAAGGCGCTACCGCAGCGGCCGGGACCGCTCCGCGCTGA
- the yedA gene encoding drug/metabolite exporter YedA: protein MPDTGGPRRRAPGAVPLEVAAALAILYLVWGSTYLAIKIAVEELPPYLMLAVRFGSAGAIMYVFSRARGAPHPSGLQWLGSAAVGVLLLVGGMGSVGLAQAFGAPSGLAAVMIATMPLWLTLLLALGGERTGRRDYVAMGLGIVGVLLLNLDSGLRSNPLAAVLLLVSPFSWALGSALSRKLPQAPGGMGSAAQMLAAGALFVPLGLLRGESLGAWPSVGPALALAYLILFGSLIGFSAYVYLLNQRVRPALMTSYAYVNPVVAVLLGAWFAGERLTLPALAGMTVIVLSVLVVVRSAPRGD from the coding sequence GTGCCTGACACCGGGGGTCCTCGTAGGCGCGCGCCCGGGGCGGTGCCGCTCGAGGTGGCCGCGGCGCTGGCGATCCTCTACCTCGTCTGGGGCTCGACCTACCTCGCCATCAAGATCGCCGTCGAGGAGCTGCCGCCGTACCTCATGCTGGCGGTGCGCTTCGGCAGCGCCGGCGCCATCATGTACGTCTTCTCCCGCGCGCGCGGCGCCCCGCACCCGTCAGGACTGCAGTGGCTCGGCTCGGCGGCCGTCGGTGTGCTCCTGCTCGTCGGCGGCATGGGCAGCGTCGGCCTGGCCCAGGCCTTCGGGGCGCCGTCAGGACTCGCGGCCGTGATGATCGCCACCATGCCCCTCTGGTTGACGCTCCTGTTGGCGTTAGGCGGCGAACGGACCGGCAGGCGCGACTACGTGGCCATGGGCCTAGGCATCGTCGGCGTGCTGCTGCTCAACCTCGACAGCGGCCTGCGCAGCAACCCCTTGGCGGCCGTCCTGCTGCTCGTGTCGCCGTTCTCCTGGGCGTTGGGGTCGGCGCTCAGCCGCAAGCTGCCGCAGGCGCCGGGCGGGATGGGGTCGGCGGCGCAGATGCTGGCGGCCGGCGCGCTCTTCGTTCCGCTCGGGCTCCTACGCGGCGAGAGCCTCGGCGCATGGCCGTCGGTCGGCCCCGCGCTAGCGCTCGCCTACCTAATCCTGTTCGGCTCGCTGATCGGCTTCAGCGCGTACGTCTACCTGCTGAACCAGCGCGTGAGGCCCGCGCTCATGACGTCCTACGCGTACGTGAACCCCGTGGTGGCCGTGCTGCTCGGGGCCTGGTTCGCCGGCGAGCGCCTGACGCTGCCCGCGCTCGCCGGCATGACGGTGATCGTGCTCAGCGTCCTCGTCGTGGTGCGCTCGGCGCCGCGGGGCGACTGA